A region of Pseudomonadota bacterium DNA encodes the following proteins:
- the rpmG gene encoding 50S ribosomal protein L33, with amino-acid sequence MRDIITLGCTDCKRRNYTTTKNKRKTPQKLEFKKFCRFCRTHTLHKETK; translated from the coding sequence ATGAGAGATATAATTACACTTGGTTGTACTGATTGTAAAAGACGCAATTACACAACAACAAAAAACAAGCGAAAGACCCCCCAGAAACTGGAGTTCAAAAAGTTTTGCCGTTTTTGCAGAACCCACACGCTCCATAAGGAAACGAAGTAG